In a single window of the Anaerocolumna cellulosilytica genome:
- a CDS encoding sensor histidine kinase: MKKITLSLKKITGSIKKIYIRLQLLLNNKNIKSKLIYVYIFCVLLPTLVTNITIIGNSLKLSQKEQRENISNIADSIAHDITRALDSAVYVTVDLYASDSIERFLDRQYATASEYYLQYRSFFDNYVFYASSKHLISDITFFSDNPTMINGGRYFRVDSIKGKDWYQKYKQADTDLYMHIYYDDTRYIDTRKRMLSIIRRLNYTGLRDTEKLVKLDLNYNQLLENVTSSAFGTTVYVCHGDKIIFTNAPEDKGDKSFFLSSAIIPEKEVQIHKVFTAYGVNWDIYVTDYKSNYRQVFSNNLGIIVILFLADALIPAFMLALFSNSITNRILLLVNYLKKVKGESFEFITGNKGSDEISELLENYNLMTYRMKELIENELKSKLEQQELILARKQAELQALHSQINPHFLYNVLESIRMRSVLKGEMETSGMIESLARLMRKSAVWGTDYIALKQELAFTKDYLELQRYRYGNGFQYKIKIEESLNLYKIPSLSLTTFVENSCVHGLNRAGHYGIIFVSAYQKADYFYLEIEDTGIGMEKEQVSSLEDKLNKADISDLQMSNSLGMLNASIRLKKFCGERTRIAIESEPQEGTCITIKIPLADMEQQ, from the coding sequence ATGAAAAAAATCACATTAAGTTTAAAGAAAATCACAGGTAGTATAAAGAAAATATATATAAGGCTTCAATTACTTTTAAATAATAAGAATATAAAATCTAAACTGATTTATGTATACATATTTTGCGTACTGCTGCCTACCTTGGTAACCAACATAACTATAATTGGTAATAGTCTGAAGCTGTCACAGAAGGAACAAAGGGAAAATATAAGTAACATAGCAGATTCCATTGCACATGACATTACAAGGGCATTAGACAGTGCGGTGTATGTGACGGTAGATTTATATGCAAGCGATTCTATTGAGCGATTTTTAGACCGCCAGTATGCCACAGCATCCGAATACTATTTACAGTATAGAAGTTTTTTTGATAATTATGTATTCTATGCCAGTTCCAAACATTTAATCAGCGATATCACATTTTTTTCTGATAATCCTACTATGATAAATGGAGGACGGTACTTTCGTGTAGATAGCATTAAAGGCAAAGACTGGTACCAAAAATATAAGCAAGCCGATACCGATTTATATATGCACATTTATTATGATGACACTAGGTATATAGACACCAGAAAACGAATGTTATCCATTATAAGGAGACTTAATTATACAGGATTAAGAGATACTGAAAAACTGGTAAAGCTTGATCTAAACTACAACCAGTTATTGGAAAATGTTACAAGCTCTGCTTTTGGTACCACGGTATATGTCTGCCATGGTGATAAAATTATATTTACGAATGCACCTGAAGATAAAGGTGATAAGAGTTTTTTTTTAAGTAGCGCAATAATTCCTGAAAAGGAAGTTCAGATACATAAAGTATTCACGGCCTATGGAGTTAACTGGGATATTTACGTAACGGATTATAAATCAAATTACCGTCAGGTTTTTTCAAATAATCTGGGTATTATTGTAATTCTTTTTTTAGCAGATGCCTTAATTCCTGCATTTATGCTGGCCTTATTTAGTAATTCCATTACGAATAGAATTTTGCTTTTGGTAAATTATCTGAAAAAAGTAAAGGGAGAAAGCTTTGAATTTATTACTGGTAATAAGGGCAGTGATGAAATAAGTGAATTACTGGAAAATTATAACCTTATGACCTACCGGATGAAAGAGCTGATAGAGAATGAATTAAAAAGCAAATTAGAACAACAAGAGCTTATACTGGCGAGAAAACAAGCAGAGCTGCAAGCTCTCCATAGTCAGATAAATCCACATTTTTTATATAATGTATTAGAGAGTATCCGTATGCGGAGTGTCCTAAAAGGAGAGATGGAGACTTCTGGTATGATTGAAAGTTTGGCTAGGCTTATGAGAAAGAGTGCCGTATGGGGAACCGATTACATAGCTCTAAAACAAGAGCTTGCATTCACCAAAGATTACCTTGAACTTCAAAGATATAGGTATGGTAATGGATTTCAATATAAAATTAAAATAGAGGAGAGTTTAAATCTTTATAAAATACCCAGTCTGTCCTTAACAACCTTTGTTGAAAATTCCTGCGTTCACGGGTTGAACAGAGCCGGACATTATGGAATAATTTTCGTATCGGCTTATCAAAAAGCAGATTATTTTTATCTGGAAATTGAGGATACCGGAATTGGAATGGAGAAAGAACAAGTGTCTTCCCTGGAGGATAAATTGAATAAAGCTGATATTAGTGACCTTCAAATGTCCAATTCGCTGGGAATGTTAAATGCAAGTATCCGCCTTAAAAAATTTTGTGGAGAACGTACCAGAATAGCCATTGAGAGTGAACCACAGGAAGGAACCTGTATTACTATAAAGATACCTTTGGCAGATATGGAGCAGCAGTGA
- a CDS encoding response regulator transcription factor, whose translation MEGTENNLLKVLLVDDEPFIRKGLTALIDWEEEGYLIAGEACNGSHAIALLKEQNYDLIISDIRMPGMDGTELAEIVKSGEVSTAKFVFLSGFYEFEYAKSAIQSGCCDYVLKPIQKEELLHILRRIRNEIQKEAGGKRDKRICEKAYLDRNLLALLCGKYDEINLNYVRNRMGLRNEIKYIHVEISSRDDNFSVLPESKKREQHRKLYNYAGLLMKTYADHVMFDVAKLTDCYDIGIIYCNSMAKEKGMSDEEWLSWFLGELKERTGYVIAACAGSTVQQIEDLESSYRDSAMTRFLRFFKNNDEKMNLAAYKKKPTDKNAQEEYYRKELDALVHAIEIGDKIYIKENSGLLYHRMLDKSMDTRLMGMNLQYFLYRLLGLAYEMETGINQEEVMQYMQEAAFAVGSYEFSGRNFQKFAEDYSDYLQQLRQTSVKGMINSIEAEIEQNYADNLSLKTLGEKYYINSAYLGQIFKKQYGCSFKDYLNGVRIRKAAELLLRTEEKVYEIAEKVGYKNLEYFINKFEGIYGVTPTRFRKKTKQSFV comes from the coding sequence ATGGAAGGAACAGAGAATAATTTGTTAAAAGTTTTATTAGTAGATGATGAACCTTTTATTCGAAAGGGACTTACGGCACTAATTGATTGGGAGGAAGAAGGCTATCTGATAGCAGGAGAAGCATGTAATGGTTCACATGCGATTGCGTTATTAAAGGAGCAGAATTATGATTTAATTATTTCTGATATTAGAATGCCTGGTATGGATGGAACCGAACTGGCGGAAATTGTTAAGAGCGGTGAGGTTAGTACGGCAAAGTTTGTATTCCTAAGCGGTTTTTATGAATTTGAATATGCAAAGTCAGCAATACAGTCAGGCTGCTGTGATTATGTGTTAAAACCAATTCAGAAGGAAGAACTGCTTCACATATTACGCAGAATACGGAATGAAATCCAGAAAGAAGCAGGTGGAAAAAGGGATAAAAGAATCTGTGAAAAGGCGTATCTGGACAGAAATCTCTTGGCGTTACTTTGTGGAAAATATGATGAAATCAATCTGAATTATGTCAGAAATAGAATGGGTTTAAGGAATGAGATAAAGTATATTCATGTAGAGATATCTTCCAGGGATGATAATTTTTCAGTTCTGCCGGAATCTAAAAAGAGGGAGCAGCATAGGAAGCTGTACAATTATGCAGGCTTACTAATGAAAACATATGCTGATCATGTTATGTTCGATGTAGCAAAGCTGACGGACTGCTATGATATTGGGATTATATACTGTAATTCTATGGCAAAGGAAAAAGGAATGTCTGATGAGGAGTGGCTTTCCTGGTTTCTTGGTGAATTAAAAGAACGTACCGGTTATGTAATCGCAGCATGTGCAGGAAGCACCGTTCAGCAGATAGAGGATTTAGAGAGTTCTTATAGAGACTCTGCAATGACCCGGTTTCTTAGGTTCTTTAAGAATAATGATGAAAAGATGAATTTGGCTGCCTATAAGAAAAAGCCAACGGATAAAAATGCCCAAGAGGAATACTACCGCAAGGAACTGGATGCCTTGGTTCATGCTATTGAAATAGGTGATAAGATCTATATCAAAGAAAATTCCGGTCTTCTCTACCACCGGATGCTTGATAAATCCATGGATACAAGACTTATGGGAATGAATTTGCAATACTTTCTATACCGCCTTTTAGGTCTTGCCTATGAAATGGAGACTGGAATTAATCAGGAAGAGGTCATGCAGTATATGCAGGAGGCGGCTTTTGCAGTGGGGTCCTATGAATTTAGCGGAAGGAATTTTCAGAAATTCGCTGAGGATTATTCTGATTATCTGCAACAGCTTAGACAAACCTCTGTAAAGGGTATGATTAACAGCATTGAGGCTGAGATTGAACAAAACTATGCAGATAACCTTAGTCTTAAAACGCTGGGAGAAAAGTATTACATTAACAGTGCATATTTGGGGCAGATTTTCAAAAAACAGTACGGCTGTAGTTTTAAGGATTATCTTAATGGTGTACGGATTCGAAAAGCAGCGGAATTACTGTTACGAACGGAAGAAAAGGTATATGAAATAGCTGAAAAGGTGGGGTATAAAAATTTAGAGTACTTCATTAATAAATTTGAAGGCATTTATGGTGTTACGCCAACTAGATTTAGAAAAAAAACTAAGCAAAGCTTTGTGTAA
- a CDS encoding type 2 periplasmic-binding domain-containing protein encodes MKKVITALMVIVLVSALFTGCGGKVKESSTDNGNASVGNTSNDQIKEFTAFFDRQGIELNKENTIQQLIAEKIGAKCKETWLTGQSAEEAVGMLIASDEYPDFINWTPELQDAGALVAIDEQLDKYPNIKNFWSESQWNSLKQEDGHIYSIPQFGNINEKLMDTQQNGEAFWIQTRVLKWAGYPEIESLDQLFDLLNRYYEANPTMPDGSSVIPFEILAYDWYYFCLENPPQFLDGWPNNGRCIVDPKTFEVIDYNTTPTAERYFKKLNEEYRKGIIDPEFMTMSHDQFLEKISSGRVLCMVEQYWDFRTAEDSIKAQNLEGCTYIPLGITIEPGMKEMYFTANEAAVLSGGLSITKSCEDVEGALQFVNDLLDPEIITLRSWGIEGVDYLVDDDGLYYRTKEMRDNAVKSEYKASHLSTYSYFPNFIGMNPDGKNAMTPETQPSEFFNGLKPEVQECLQAYGAETYVDMLDYNEIDGQEEPWYPIHSFVGEMTTQTPGGLAWTRMEETKHEYLTQVVIAEDFDAAWDQYMKAYQSCKPEDFLAEVQEAVYHRIELVQGRNVRPAK; translated from the coding sequence ATGAAGAAAGTAATTACAGCACTTATGGTTATTGTACTAGTTTCTGCACTATTTACTGGTTGTGGCGGTAAGGTTAAGGAAAGCAGTACGGACAATGGAAATGCATCAGTGGGGAATACGTCTAATGATCAAATAAAAGAGTTCACGGCATTTTTTGACAGACAAGGGATTGAGTTAAATAAAGAGAATACAATTCAGCAACTCATTGCAGAAAAAATCGGAGCAAAATGTAAGGAAACATGGCTGACCGGTCAGAGTGCAGAGGAAGCGGTGGGCATGCTCATTGCTAGTGATGAATATCCGGATTTTATCAACTGGACTCCGGAATTACAAGATGCAGGTGCATTGGTAGCTATTGATGAGCAGTTGGATAAATATCCAAATATTAAGAATTTTTGGAGCGAATCGCAATGGAATTCATTAAAGCAGGAAGACGGACATATCTATTCCATTCCACAGTTTGGGAATATTAACGAAAAACTTATGGATACCCAGCAAAACGGTGAAGCATTCTGGATTCAGACCAGGGTCTTAAAATGGGCGGGTTATCCTGAGATTGAATCCCTAGACCAGCTTTTTGATTTACTTAACAGATATTATGAAGCCAATCCCACTATGCCGGATGGTTCTTCCGTAATTCCTTTTGAAATCTTAGCCTATGACTGGTATTATTTCTGTTTGGAAAATCCACCTCAGTTCTTAGATGGTTGGCCGAACAACGGACGTTGTATTGTAGATCCTAAGACCTTTGAAGTAATTGATTATAACACAACACCTACGGCTGAAAGATATTTTAAGAAGTTAAACGAAGAATATAGAAAAGGAATTATTGACCCTGAGTTTATGACTATGAGTCATGATCAGTTCCTGGAAAAAATATCTTCCGGACGTGTACTTTGTATGGTTGAGCAGTATTGGGATTTTAGAACTGCTGAAGATTCAATTAAGGCACAGAATCTGGAGGGTTGTACATATATACCTCTTGGAATTACTATAGAACCGGGCATGAAGGAAATGTATTTTACAGCCAATGAAGCGGCAGTTCTCAGCGGTGGCTTAAGTATTACAAAAAGCTGTGAGGATGTGGAAGGTGCCCTGCAATTTGTAAATGATTTGCTAGATCCTGAGATTATTACTCTCCGCAGTTGGGGAATAGAAGGTGTGGATTATTTAGTAGATGATGACGGACTTTATTACAGAACAAAGGAAATGAGAGACAATGCTGTGAAATCAGAATATAAGGCTTCACATCTTAGCACTTACAGCTATTTTCCTAATTTTATCGGTATGAATCCTGACGGAAAGAATGCAATGACTCCGGAAACACAGCCTTCTGAGTTCTTCAACGGGCTAAAGCCAGAGGTACAGGAATGCCTACAGGCATATGGAGCAGAGACATATGTAGATATGCTCGATTACAATGAAATCGATGGACAGGAAGAACCATGGTATCCAATTCACTCCTTCGTTGGTGAGATGACAACACAGACGCCCGGCGGACTTGCCTGGACAAGAATGGAAGAAACAAAGCACGAGTATCTTACACAGGTTGTAATAGCTGAAGATTTTGATGCTGCCTGGGATCAATATATGAAGGCATATCAGTCATGCAAACCAGAAGATTTCTTAGCTGAAGTACAGGAAGCAGTTTATCATAGGATTGAATTGGTTCAAGGAAGAAATGTAAGACCTGCCAAATAA
- a CDS encoding ABC transporter permease: MAGIKRVKAERVKDVKVKITLKEIIKQKELIVLSLPFVLYVILFNYVPLAGWIMAFQQYKPKDGFWGSKFVGMDKFKFLFVNNADFIRVIRNTLAMGIINLVLSFVFAIGFALILNEVVHKGPKKLVQTVSYLPHFLSWIIVCGILQDVLSIDGGIINEILVKLHILDAPVNFFAFKGLFWWIVGFAHVWKETGWNSIIYLAAITAINPDLYEAASIDGAGRLRKMWNITLPGIKPTIFILLLMNIGNVLNSGFEIQYLLTNGLVQSVSQTIDIYVLKYGISQMDYSLGTAAGIFKSVVSIILIFLANSAAKRAGEERLF; the protein is encoded by the coding sequence ATGGCTGGAATAAAACGAGTAAAAGCCGAACGGGTAAAAGATGTTAAGGTTAAAATAACCCTGAAAGAAATAATAAAGCAAAAGGAATTAATAGTTTTATCGCTTCCCTTTGTGTTATATGTTATTTTATTTAATTATGTGCCCTTAGCTGGATGGATTATGGCATTTCAACAATATAAGCCCAAGGATGGCTTTTGGGGCTCTAAATTTGTAGGCATGGATAAATTTAAATTTCTCTTTGTGAATAATGCAGATTTTATACGGGTTATCAGGAATACCCTTGCCATGGGGATAATTAATCTGGTGTTAAGTTTTGTATTTGCAATAGGTTTCGCCCTGATACTAAATGAAGTGGTACACAAAGGCCCTAAGAAATTAGTACAAACAGTGTCATATCTGCCCCATTTTTTATCATGGATTATAGTATGCGGTATCCTTCAGGATGTTTTATCCATTGATGGTGGAATCATTAATGAGATACTTGTTAAATTACATATTTTAGATGCGCCGGTGAACTTTTTTGCTTTTAAGGGTCTTTTCTGGTGGATTGTAGGATTTGCACATGTATGGAAAGAAACAGGATGGAACAGTATCATCTATCTGGCGGCTATTACTGCAATTAACCCTGATTTGTATGAGGCAGCATCCATTGATGGTGCAGGAAGACTTCGGAAAATGTGGAATATAACCCTGCCCGGAATCAAACCTACCATATTCATCCTGCTTTTGATGAATATCGGTAATGTTTTAAATTCTGGTTTTGAAATACAGTATTTATTAACCAATGGTCTAGTGCAAAGTGTATCCCAAACAATTGATATCTATGTACTAAAGTATGGTATCAGCCAGATGGATTATTCACTTGGTACGGCAGCTGGAATTTTTAAGAGTGTGGTCAGTATTATCTTAATATTCCTTGCAAATTCTGCGGCGAAAAGAGCTGGTGAAGAGAGACTTTTTTAA
- a CDS encoding carbohydrate ABC transporter permease — MRATNRSHIKIHKKFDLKNFIYSFVIGLVLTAFIIVTLYPILNTLAVSFNDALDALRGGIYLWPRKWSLNNYYTVLHKESMMTGLSISVLRTVVGTILQLFVTALIAFVLSRKKFVFAKPISILYVLTMYVNGGLIPTFLLFKSLGFMNSFWVYVIPGMVSAFNMLVIRTYMNGLPDSLEESAMMDGAGYFKVFTRIIVPLCKPVFATIALFIAVGQWNSWFDTMLYNRMADSLTTLQYELMKLLSSVSQLSGDANTAALTGSSSQVTTKSVRAAATILTSLPIVVLYPFLQRYFVTGLTIGGVKE, encoded by the coding sequence ATGAGAGCAACAAATAGAAGTCATATAAAAATACATAAAAAATTTGATTTAAAGAATTTTATATATTCTTTCGTCATAGGTCTGGTATTAACAGCTTTTATAATTGTTACGCTTTATCCGATTTTAAATACTTTGGCCGTTTCTTTTAATGATGCATTGGATGCATTACGCGGTGGTATTTATTTATGGCCTCGTAAATGGTCGTTAAACAACTACTATACAGTATTGCACAAAGAATCTATGATGACCGGATTAAGTATATCAGTGCTTAGAACAGTTGTCGGAACCATATTGCAGCTTTTTGTCACCGCTTTGATTGCCTTTGTTTTGAGCCGGAAAAAGTTTGTTTTCGCTAAGCCCATTTCTATCTTGTACGTATTAACCATGTACGTAAACGGTGGATTGATTCCAACCTTTTTGTTATTTAAAAGTCTGGGATTTATGAATAGCTTCTGGGTTTATGTTATACCCGGTATGGTGAGTGCTTTTAATATGCTTGTTATAAGGACCTATATGAATGGTCTTCCAGATAGTTTGGAGGAGTCGGCTATGATGGATGGTGCAGGGTATTTTAAGGTATTTACGAGGATTATTGTACCATTATGTAAGCCTGTATTTGCAACCATTGCATTGTTTATTGCAGTCGGTCAGTGGAATTCCTGGTTTGATACTATGCTTTATAACAGAATGGCGGATAGTCTGACCACTTTACAGTATGAACTTATGAAATTACTTTCCTCTGTAAGTCAGTTAAGTGGAGATGCCAACACAGCCGCATTAACAGGATCAAGTTCACAGGTTACTACAAAATCAGTGCGTGCAGCTGCAACAATCTTAACCAGTCTGCCAATTGTAGTACTATATCCTTTTTTGCAGAGATATTTTGTAACAGGATTAACGATTGGCGGAGTAAAGGAGTAA
- a CDS encoding GH39 family glycosyl hydrolase, producing the protein MKEITKVVVPQEAQLGFNNNAFFCVGTGRMGLALQKEYYEQLEFVQKDLQFSYIRGHGLFCDDMAVCKVYSEDGLKKVEYNFTYLDRVFDNYKQLGIKPFIELGFMPEELASGEQTIFYWKGNVTPPQDYAAWADLIQAVFHHWFVRYGREEVITWPVEVWNEPNLPGFWKDADMQEYFKLYEISVKAVKECDERIRVGGPAICGVDDERWLQEFLKFCSDFKVPLDFVTRHAYAADAPERIGHYDYQKLRDMNVFLHELKVSRDIIDSFCEYKGMEMHITEFNTSYSPDCPIHDTNLNAAYIAGLLHKMGDVCASYSYWTFGDVFEESGVAFTPFSGCFGLVANGQIPKPTYWAFHFFKQLGATALARNDNYIITKDEEGSLHGMLWNPVPLEAEPMEHKMEFTIALPLEDGEYVFITKLVDEDVCNPLKNWLDLGSPANPTKEQIALLRECARPQINTERFSVSQGIKAWEMNITLKKNALLYFKVQKIIPELDRGYQPDKNGYRL; encoded by the coding sequence ATGAAAGAGATTACGAAAGTAGTGGTTCCACAGGAAGCACAGCTTGGATTTAATAATAACGCTTTCTTTTGCGTTGGTACCGGTCGAATGGGTTTGGCTTTACAAAAAGAATATTATGAACAACTGGAGTTTGTACAAAAAGATTTACAATTTTCCTATATTAGAGGGCATGGACTCTTCTGTGATGATATGGCAGTGTGTAAAGTTTATTCAGAAGACGGTCTTAAAAAGGTAGAGTACAATTTCACCTATCTTGATAGGGTTTTTGATAACTATAAGCAACTGGGTATCAAACCCTTTATAGAACTTGGATTCATGCCTGAGGAATTGGCATCCGGCGAACAGACTATTTTTTACTGGAAAGGAAATGTGACTCCGCCGCAGGATTATGCCGCATGGGCGGATTTGATTCAAGCCGTTTTTCATCACTGGTTTGTACGGTATGGCAGGGAAGAGGTAATAACCTGGCCGGTTGAGGTATGGAATGAGCCGAATCTTCCGGGCTTTTGGAAAGATGCTGATATGCAGGAATATTTCAAACTTTATGAAATCTCTGTGAAGGCAGTAAAAGAATGTGATGAAAGAATTAGGGTAGGAGGACCAGCAATCTGTGGTGTAGACGATGAACGCTGGTTGCAGGAATTTCTAAAGTTCTGTTCAGATTTTAAAGTACCCTTGGATTTTGTAACAAGGCATGCTTACGCGGCGGATGCTCCGGAGAGAATCGGGCATTACGATTATCAAAAGCTAAGGGATATGAATGTGTTCTTACATGAACTAAAGGTAAGCCGTGACATTATTGACAGCTTTTGTGAGTATAAGGGGATGGAGATGCATATAACAGAATTTAACACCTCCTATTCTCCAGATTGTCCCATTCATGATACGAACCTGAATGCAGCATATATAGCTGGTCTGCTCCATAAAATGGGTGATGTGTGTGCCTCTTATTCTTACTGGACTTTTGGCGATGTCTTTGAAGAAAGTGGGGTAGCTTTCACTCCCTTCTCAGGTTGTTTCGGATTAGTGGCTAATGGGCAGATACCAAAGCCAACGTATTGGGCCTTTCATTTCTTTAAGCAGTTGGGAGCTACAGCACTGGCAAGAAATGACAATTATATTATAACCAAAGACGAAGAAGGCAGCCTTCATGGTATGCTCTGGAATCCGGTTCCGTTAGAAGCTGAGCCAATGGAACATAAGATGGAATTTACAATTGCCTTGCCTCTTGAAGATGGAGAATATGTATTTATTACAAAGCTGGTGGATGAGGACGTATGCAATCCATTAAAAAACTGGCTGGATTTAGGCTCGCCTGCCAACCCAACGAAAGAGCAGATAGCCTTACTAAGAGAGTGTGCCAGGCCACAGATAAATACCGAGAGATTTAGTGTATCACAGGGCATTAAAGCATGGGAGATGAATATAACATTAAAAAAGAATGCTCTACTATACTTTAAAGTACAGAAAATAATACCGGAACTAGATAGAGGCTATCAGCCGGATAAAAACGGATATAGGTTATAA
- the loaP gene encoding antiterminator LoaP, whose translation MNWYAVFVRTGKEDEVCNNLKNLYEFFSPRDEYEVVVPKRGLYEYHEGRRDYVLKTLFPSYVLIGTNQIIKLYEIMKNHKSLNIIKLLKNDNYFQEINEKEMDSIINLINKEGIIGISDIYVEDEKVNIIDGPLSHYNGIIKKINRRKGRAKIQVDFLNKKCFVDIAIRCLEKYKEDTVKNQITFS comes from the coding sequence ATGAATTGGTATGCGGTATTTGTCAGAACGGGAAAAGAAGATGAAGTTTGTAATAACCTAAAAAATTTATATGAATTTTTCAGTCCCAGGGATGAATATGAAGTGGTTGTTCCCAAAAGAGGGTTATACGAATACCATGAGGGCAGACGAGATTATGTACTTAAGACACTATTTCCAAGTTATGTTTTAATTGGCACCAATCAAATTATAAAACTTTATGAAATAATGAAAAATCATAAAAGTTTAAATATTATAAAGTTATTAAAGAATGATAACTATTTCCAGGAAATAAATGAAAAAGAGATGGATAGTATTATCAACTTAATTAATAAAGAAGGGATTATAGGTATCTCAGATATTTATGTGGAAGATGAAAAAGTTAATATCATTGATGGACCATTAAGTCATTATAATGGAATAATTAAAAAAATAAATAGAAGAAAAGGACGTGCAAAGATACAGGTTGACTTTCTGAATAAAAAGTGCTTTGTAGATATTGCAATCCGATGTCTTGAAAAATATAAGGAAGATACTGTAAAGAATCAAATTACGTTTAGCTGA
- a CDS encoding MBL fold metallo-hydrolase, whose product MNIVRCKWANYINYTYIVRNMAANKCIIIDPAWEMKKILFYINLHNLGLEAILLTHAHYDHTNLVEALVDIFNTDVYISGIEADRYKFNCKNLNYIEDAQKVSLSSFQITGILTPGHTLGSMCYLIGDNLFTGDTLFYEGCGICANYAAASSMYDSFKRLKQIIGKDTFIYPGHCYGTYPGQPFLFVLRDNIYLNIEDRSKFIDFRLNGSKKNIFNFK is encoded by the coding sequence GTGAATATTGTTAGATGTAAATGGGCGAATTATATAAACTATACATATATAGTTCGTAATATGGCTGCCAACAAATGCATTATTATAGATCCTGCTTGGGAGATGAAAAAAATTCTTTTTTATATAAATTTACATAATCTTGGGTTAGAGGCAATTTTGTTAACGCATGCCCACTATGACCATACAAATTTGGTTGAGGCTTTGGTTGATATCTTTAATACAGATGTATATATATCAGGAATTGAAGCAGATAGGTATAAATTTAATTGCAAAAATCTGAATTATATTGAGGATGCACAAAAGGTGTCATTATCTTCCTTTCAGATAACAGGTATACTGACACCGGGTCACACCTTGGGAAGTATGTGTTATTTAATTGGAGATAATTTATTTACCGGTGATACCTTGTTTTACGAAGGATGTGGAATCTGTGCCAATTACGCTGCTGCTTCTAGTATGTATGATAGCTTTAAACGTTTAAAACAAATAATTGGAAAGGATACGTTTATATACCCGGGTCATTGCTATGGTACTTATCCCGGACAACCTTTCTTGTTCGTGCTAAGGGACAATATTTATCTTAATATTGAAGACAGGAGTAAGTTCATTGATTTTAGATTAAATGGATCAAAAAAGAATATATTTAACTTTAAGTAG